A genomic segment from Aegilops tauschii subsp. strangulata cultivar AL8/78 chromosome 1, Aet v6.0, whole genome shotgun sequence encodes:
- the LOC141028203 gene encoding protein SLENDER RICE1-LIKE 1-like — translation MAVVAAPFPSRDAVAAELAMRRTWRGRAPGRCRRAPSRSRARGHLLMSCAGAFEAGDHALAAAHLADDNASLAAVSTASGIGRVAVHFTDAPGRDELRDLGLRLADLARSVRVRFSFRGVAANSLNEVHPWMLQITPGEAVAVNFVLQLHRLLADIADQAPIDAVLDCVASLQPKIFTVVEQEADHNKPGFLDRFTEALFYYSAVWLEGLDGAASSAQGT, via the coding sequence ATGGCCGTGGTTGCAGCGCCATTCCCGTCACGGGATGCGGTCGCCGCCGAGCTGGCCATGCGGCGCACCTGGCGCGGGCGCGCACCTGGCCGATGCCGTCGCGCACCTAGCCGATCACGCGCTCGCGGCCACCTCCTCATGAGCTGCGCGGGCGCCTTCGAGGCGGGCGACCACGCGCTCGCGGCCGCGCACCTGGCCGATGACAACGCCTCGCTCGCGGCCGTCTCGACCGCCTCCGGCATCGGCCGCGTCGCCGTTCACTTCACCGACGCACCAGGCCGTGACGAGCTCCGCGATCTCGGTCTCCGCCTCGCCGACCTCGCGCGCTCCGTCCGCGTCCGATTCTCCTTCCGCGGGGTCGCCGCCAACAGCCTCAACGAGGTCCACCCGTGGATGCTCCAGATCACGCCGGGCGAGGCCGTGGCGGTCAACTTCGTGCTCCAGCTccaccgcctcctcgccgacATAGCCGATCAGGCGCCCATCGACGCCGTTCTAGACTGCGTCGCCTCCTTGCAGCCCAAGATCTTCACGGTCGTCGAGCAAGAGGCGGACCACAACAAACCGGGGTTCCTCGACAGGTTCACCGAGGCACTCTTCTACTACTCAGCGGTGTGGCTGGAGGGGCTGGACGGGGCCGCATCGTCGGCGCAGGGGACGTAG